Proteins from a genomic interval of Spiroplasma endosymbiont of Lonchoptera lutea:
- the prfA gene encoding peptide chain release factor 1, with product MNVKTRERLETMKHRYNEINSLLSQSDINNNIELLTKLSKERAKLNDTVLLYMKYLSIESNLQEIKNIFQNEKDADLLNLAKEELKGNEESLLFVEQQLTVALLPANPNDDKNVIIEIRGAAGGDEANIFAGDLYRMYLRYCESQNWKTELLDARISNSGGFSQISFLIKGEKVYAKMKFEAGSHRVQRIPKTESQGRVHTSTATVVVLPEASALDVDVKPSELKIDTYRASGAGGQHVNTTDSAVRITHLPTGIVATSQDGRSQHDNKDKALKVLLAKIYEAKLEAQQSEMGTLRKSAVGSGVRAEKIRTYNYPQNRVSDHRINLTLNKLDRIMLGELNEIINALIDDEQKRKMGMED from the coding sequence ATGAATGTCAAAACCCGAGAACGATTGGAAACAATGAAACATCGTTATAATGAAATTAATAGTTTACTAAGTCAATCCGATATTAATAATAATATTGAATTATTAACTAAGTTATCTAAAGAAAGAGCTAAACTTAATGATACCGTATTGCTATATATGAAATATCTTAGTATTGAAAGCAATCTTCAAGAAATTAAAAATATTTTTCAAAATGAAAAAGATGCTGATTTGTTAAATTTAGCAAAAGAAGAATTAAAAGGTAATGAAGAATCATTATTATTTGTTGAACAGCAGTTAACAGTTGCATTATTGCCAGCAAACCCTAATGATGATAAAAATGTTATTATTGAAATTCGTGGTGCTGCTGGTGGTGATGAAGCTAATATTTTTGCTGGTGATTTATATCGGATGTATTTACGATATTGTGAATCACAAAATTGAAAAACAGAACTTTTGGATGCACGAATATCAAATTCTGGTGGTTTTTCGCAAATTTCATTTTTGATTAAAGGTGAAAAAGTCTATGCAAAAATGAAATTTGAAGCTGGTAGTCATCGCGTGCAAAGAATTCCTAAAACTGAATCACAAGGAAGAGTTCATACTTCTACAGCTACGGTTGTTGTCTTACCCGAAGCTAGTGCTTTAGATGTTGATGTTAAACCGTCAGAATTAAAAATTGATACTTATCGGGCTTCTGGTGCTGGGGGGCAACATGTTAATACTACTGATTCAGCAGTACGCATTACTCATTTACCAACTGGAATTGTGGCAACTTCACAAGATGGTCGCAGTCAACATGATAATAAGGATAAGGCTTTAAAAGTGTTACTTGCTAAAATTTATGAAGCTAAACTTGAAGCTCAGCAAAGTGAAATGGGAACATTACGAAAAAGTGCTGTTGGTAGTGGTGTGCGAGCAGAAAAAATTCGAACATATAATTATCCTCAAAATCGTGTTAGTGACCATCGGATTAATTTGACATTAAATAAACTTGATCGAATTATGCTGGGTGAACTTAATGAGATTATTAATGCTTTAATTGATGATGAACAAAAAAGAAAAATGGGAATGGAAGATTAG
- a CDS encoding integrase core domain-containing protein produces MIIKRLRTDNAPEFITTNWSNKKAYKVKERPFTAFLSRNGVTHETTPIRSPQSNGKIERFHQHYTKLFYAKDKKINQNELQHFLNQYYYYYNFQRCHSALQNKSPFQKLQELIN; encoded by the coding sequence TTGATAATTAAACGCCTTCGCACTGATAATGCTCCGGAATTTATCACCACTAATTGAAGTAATAAAAAAGCATACAAAGTAAAAGAAAGGCCTTTTACAGCCTTTCTTTCAAGGAACGGTGTTACCCATGAAACCACTCCAATTCGTTCGCCACAGAGTAACGGTAAAATCGAGCGGTTTCATCAACATTATACCAAATTATTTTATGCTAAGGATAAAAAAATAAATCAAAACGAACTACAACATTTCTTAAATCAATATTATTACTATTACAACTTCCAACGCTGTCATTCAGCATTACAAAATAAATCACCATTTCAAAAATTACAAGAATTAATAAATTAA
- a CDS encoding rolling circle replication-associated protein, which yields MNLKPQNPTDFYMKTIYYGQYIRNIVMPLERIKANNRNASGLKNKGNCDTKLLNSNIRAKSNVIRKAYHNFWDCKKLTFLTLTYADVNEFDIRKCKRDLNKFFKKLKYWFKVKNKNIKYLYTYEYQKRGVIHFHILITEKIPHKIILQFWPYGINKNIRVRENTNEMVVKYCSKYITKNVLNEKSLNQYDLNIKAYQFSYNCQNPITRKQVFTDTLNNIVKRTVNSEFVKYLKSTVNKFKTKMCGAIYEFKNIDYVDFESANYASLESLRFRNQLRKIKH from the coding sequence ATGAATTTAAAACCTCAAAATCCGACTGATTTTTATATGAAAACTATTTATTACGGTCAATACATTCGTAATATTGTTATGCCTTTAGAACGCATTAAAGCAAATAACCGCAATGCTAGTGGTTTAAAAAATAAAGGTAATTGTGATACAAAACTGCTTAATAGCAATATTCGTGCAAAATCTAATGTTATTCGGAAGGCATATCATAATTTTTGAGACTGTAAAAAACTTACATTCTTAACTCTTACTTATGCTGATGTTAATGAATTTGATATTAGAAAATGTAAGCGTGATTTAAATAAATTTTTTAAAAAATTAAAATATTGATTTAAAGTTAAAAATAAAAATATTAAGTATTTGTATACCTATGAATATCAGAAGCGAGGCGTTATTCATTTTCATATTTTAATCACCGAAAAAATACCACATAAAATTATTTTACAATTTTGACCTTATGGAATTAATAAAAATATTAGAGTTCGTGAAAATACTAATGAAATGGTTGTAAAATATTGCTCCAAATATATAACTAAAAATGTCCTGAATGAAAAATCATTAAATCAGTATGATTTAAATATCAAGGCTTATCAATTTTCTTACAACTGTCAAAACCCCATTACTAGAAAACAAGTATTTACCGATACTTTGAATAATATTGTTAAAAGAACTGTAAATTCTGAATTTGTAAAATACTTAAAATCAACAGTTAATAAATTTAAAACTAAAATGTGTGGAGCAATCTATGAATTTAAAAATATTGATTATGTAGATTTTGAGAGTGCAAATTACGCTTCCTTAGAAAGTTTAAGATTTAGAAATCAACTAAGAAAAATTAAACATTAG
- a CDS encoding IS3 family transposase (programmed frameshift) — protein MGNKTSYSEEFKKQIVMLYKNDKSVINLGKEYNLPKPTIYSWIKNYNNSGSFKAKDNRTVEENELIYLRKENQQLRMENDIFKASSTDNREKITIINNNKNKYSVRKICKILGLLKSTYYYQTNKCTKFDVNNYEQEVISAFNKSRKIYGARKIKAVLIRKNIILSRRKIRFIMIKNNLVSKYTKLKYCNHKKTVNNDEINNVLNRQFNDKKPNEVVVSDLTYVQVGTKWHYICLLIDLFNREVIGYSAGPNKTAELVQQAFHKITRPLNKITLFHTDRGNEFKNKIIDEILITFKIKRSLSSKGCPYDNAVAEATYKTFKTEFINGKKFANLTQLKCELFDFVNWYNNIRIHGSLNYLTPVEFRKYQST, from the exons ATGGGAAATAAAACCTCATACTCTGAAGAATTTAAAAAACAAATTGTAATGCTATACAAAAATGACAAAAGTGTTATTAATTTAGGGAAAGAATATAATTTACCAAAACCAACTATTTATAGTTGAATTAAAAATTATAATAATTCTGGGTCATTTAAAGCAAAAGATAATCGCACTGTCGAAGAAAATGAATTAATTTACTTGCGAAAAGAAAACCAACAATTACGAATGGAAAATGACATTT TTAAAGCAAGCAGCACTGATAATCGGGAAAAAATAACAATAATTAATAACAACAAAAATAAATATTCAGTGAGGAAAATATGTAAGATTTTAGGTTTACTAAAATCAACATATTATTATCAAACTAATAAATGCACCAAGTTTGATGTTAATAATTATGAACAAGAAGTTATCAGTGCATTTAATAAAAGTCGCAAGATTTATGGTGCTCGTAAAATTAAAGCTGTTTTAATAAGAAAAAATATCATTTTATCACGACGAAAAATCCGATTCATTATGATCAAAAATAATTTGGTTTCTAAATACACCAAGTTAAAATATTGTAATCATAAAAAAACAGTTAATAATGACGAAATTAATAATGTTTTAAATCGTCAATTTAATGACAAAAAACCAAATGAAGTTGTTGTTAGTGATTTAACATATGTTCAAGTTGGCACTAAATGACATTATATTTGTTTATTAATTGACTTGTTTAATCGCGAAGTAATTGGCTATAGTGCTGGACCAAATAAAACTGCTGAATTAGTTCAACAAGCTTTTCACAAGATAACACGACCATTAAATAAAATAACTTTATTTCATACTGATCGTGGTAATGAGTTTAAAAATAAAATTATTGATGAAATTTTAATAACCTTTAAAATTAAAAGATCATTAAGCTCCAAAGGATGCCCATATGATAATGCTGTTGCTGAAGCAACCTACAAAACCTTTAAAACCGAATTTATTAACGGTAAAAAATTTGCAAACTTAACACAACTAAAATGCGAACTATTTGATTTTGTTAATTGATATAACAATATTCGAATTCATGGCAGTTTAAATTATTTAACTCCCGTTGAATTTAGAAAATACCAGTCTACATAA
- a CDS encoding IS30 family transposase — protein MGYKHLGIDERIYIENQLKFKVKISEIAKNLNRSISTINREVNRNKDNNHYFSLIAQNKAENRKQLHVYFHKFKNRELVKYVQQKLLLGWSPEQIYGRIKNFHQEWIISFKTIYNWIYSGLLEKVTSKNLRRKGKKRKSQENRGKFNGKSIKERNVNNRITLGHWEGDTVVSSRGKSKSCLITLVERTSRFTLAILVENRTTKVINKNISHYLSILPNNLVKTITFDRGKEFANWQQLEKNLNVKIYFADAYSPWQRGTNENTNGLIREKFPKKFNFSNTTKNAVHKFILSLNQRPRKILNYLSPIEYLVRKII, from the coding sequence ATGGGATACAAACATCTTGGCATAGATGAAAGAATTTATATTGAGAATCAATTGAAATTTAAAGTAAAAATTAGTGAAATAGCTAAAAATCTTAATCGAAGTATTAGTACTATTAATCGAGAAGTTAATAGAAATAAAGATAATAATCATTATTTTTCATTAATTGCACAAAATAAAGCAGAAAATAGAAAACAATTACATGTTTATTTTCATAAATTTAAAAATAGAGAATTAGTAAAATATGTACAACAAAAATTATTATTAGGTTGATCGCCTGAACAAATTTATGGCAGAATTAAAAATTTTCATCAAGAATGAATTATTAGTTTTAAAACAATTTACAATTGAATTTATTCTGGATTACTTGAAAAGGTTACTAGTAAAAATTTAAGAAGAAAAGGTAAGAAACGAAAATCTCAAGAAAATCGGGGTAAATTTAATGGTAAATCCATTAAAGAACGAAATGTTAATAATCGCATAACTCTTGGCCATTGAGAAGGTGATACTGTAGTATCATCACGAGGTAAAAGTAAATCATGTTTAATAACTTTAGTTGAAAGAACATCAAGATTTACTTTAGCAATATTAGTTGAAAATAGAACTACTAAAGTTATTAACAAAAATATTAGTCATTATTTATCAATTCTTCCAAATAATCTTGTTAAGACTATAACATTTGATAGGGGTAAAGAATTTGCTAATTGACAACAACTTGAAAAAAATTTAAATGTGAAAATTTATTTTGCTGATGCATATTCACCTTGACAAAGAGGTACTAATGAAAATACTAATGGTTTAATTAGAGAAAAATTTCCTAAAAAATTTAATTTTTCAAACACTACTAAAAATGCAGTTCATAAATTTATATTGTCTTTAAACCAAAGACCAAGAAAAATACTAAATTATCTTTCGCCAATCGAATATTTGGTTAGAAAAATAATTTAG
- the prmC gene encoding peptide chain release factor N(5)-glutamine methyltransferase — translation MTYHQLLQKGEKLYVDYRSHHCKWLLAHLANYSLQELYANLDIESKVSEEDFYALININLQGKPLAYILGYQTFLGRDFIVNPNVFIPRTETQELVENLLYYVDDYFQDVKQIKVLDVATGSGAIAISLALEEAKVFVVASDISSEALKVAKANALNLNCQNIKFVNSNLLASFVNNDDKFDILVCNPPYIGIDEQIENMVKDYEPHLALFATDNGLFFYKLIFKQVKTIMNNKYLLAFEFGYSQKAALEVLVKEYFATSEYEFIKDISGRWRMLFIYNE, via the coding sequence ATGACCTATCATCAGTTATTACAAAAGGGTGAAAAATTATATGTTGATTATCGTAGTCACCATTGTAAATGATTATTAGCTCATTTAGCAAACTATTCCTTGCAAGAATTATATGCCAATTTAGATATTGAAAGTAAAGTTAGTGAAGAAGACTTTTATGCTTTAATTAATATTAATTTACAGGGAAAACCGTTGGCATATATTTTAGGTTATCAAACTTTTTTGGGGCGTGATTTTATTGTTAACCCCAATGTTTTTATTCCGCGTACTGAAACGCAAGAATTAGTAGAAAATCTTTTGTATTATGTTGATGACTATTTTCAAGATGTAAAGCAAATTAAAGTACTTGATGTTGCTACGGGTAGTGGTGCGATTGCTATTAGTTTAGCGTTAGAAGAAGCAAAAGTTTTTGTTGTTGCTAGTGATATTAGTAGTGAAGCTTTAAAAGTTGCAAAAGCTAATGCGCTAAATCTTAATTGTCAAAATATTAAATTTGTTAATAGTAATTTGTTAGCGTCCTTTGTTAATAATGATGATAAGTTTGATATTTTAGTATGTAATCCCCCTTATATTGGAATTGATGAACAGATTGAAAATATGGTTAAAGACTATGAACCGCATTTAGCATTATTTGCTACTGATAATGGTTTATTTTTCTATAAATTAATTTTTAAACAAGTAAAAACAATAATGAACAATAAATATTTATTAGCCTTTGAATTTGGTTATTCACAAAAAGCGGCTTTAGAAGTATTAGTAAAGGAATATTTTGCAACTAGTGAATATGAATTTATTAAAGATATTAGTGGTCGATGAAGAATGCTTTTTATTTACAATGAATAA
- a CDS encoding thymidine kinase encodes MYVRYKDGWIEVISGCMFAGKTEELIRRINMLSFANKKIQIFKPLIDNRYEEEEIVSHNNRKIKAIRICNAQQLIEFLDDDTEVIAIDEIQFFTSDILIVLEQLADQGKRIIVAGLDKDFRGEPFKCMPELLTRAEFVTKLEAICVKCHSPATRTQRIINGFPASYHDPIVLIGANEFYEARCRHCHIVNDYPQTNIKENKNECQNPRTIGNNETSL; translated from the coding sequence ATGTATGTGCGTTATAAAGATGGATGAATTGAAGTAATTAGTGGTTGTATGTTTGCTGGTAAAACTGAGGAATTAATCCGCCGAATAAATATGTTATCATTTGCTAATAAAAAAATTCAAATTTTTAAACCATTAATTGATAATCGTTATGAAGAAGAAGAAATTGTTAGTCATAATAATAGAAAAATTAAAGCAATAAGAATTTGTAATGCGCAACAATTAATTGAATTTTTAGATGATGATACCGAGGTTATTGCGATTGATGAAATTCAGTTTTTTACAAGTGATATTTTAATAGTTTTAGAACAATTAGCAGATCAGGGAAAGAGGATTATTGTTGCTGGTTTAGATAAAGATTTTCGTGGTGAACCTTTTAAATGTATGCCAGAACTATTAACGCGAGCTGAATTTGTTACTAAATTAGAAGCAATATGTGTAAAATGTCATTCGCCGGCAACAAGAACGCAAAGAATAATTAATGGATTTCCTGCTAGTTATCATGACCCGATTGTTTTAATTGGTGCTAATGAATTTTATGAGGCGCGTTGTCGTCATTGTCATATTGTTAATGATTATCCACAAACTAATATTAAGGAGAATAAAAATGAATGTCAAAACCCGAGAACGATTGGAAACAATGAAACATCGTTATAA
- a CDS encoding IS30 family transposase encodes MYKYLTIESIIAIKEYKSYGFSIRKIAKAIDYSKSTVHRVCKLLNQNLLPLEILNQVQKNKQNAGRKLIILTLTEINTINHLLITKNYALDIIADFLKKNKIKNISTKTLYNMFKTNRMGFDEKNLLRKGKNKPHKQKETRGRINNCKSIHERNLIIPNIKNIQEFGHLEGDTIVGKDHKSSIITLADIWSKTTIPLKTKNHKAESITQSIIKFISKLIPGTIKTITFDRGKEFSKWKLIEKNCNVKIYFADAGKPCQRGLNENNNGILRRYLPKSTDLSSYKQKDLNSIAFQINSTPRKSLSYKRPIDLIQLF; translated from the coding sequence ATGTATAAGTATCTGACTATTGAATCAATAATAGCAATAAAAGAATATAAAAGTTATGGATTTTCTATTCGTAAAATAGCAAAAGCAATTGATTATAGTAAATCAACTGTACACAGAGTTTGTAAATTATTAAATCAAAACTTATTACCATTAGAAATATTGAATCAAGTTCAAAAAAATAAACAAAATGCAGGTAGAAAATTAATAATTTTAACTTTAACAGAAATTAATACTATCAATCATTTGTTAATTACTAAAAATTATGCTCTTGATATAATTGCTGATTTTTTAAAGAAAAATAAAATAAAAAATATTTCAACAAAAACTTTATATAACATGTTTAAAACAAATCGAATGGGTTTTGATGAAAAAAATTTATTGAGAAAAGGCAAAAATAAACCTCATAAACAAAAAGAAACTAGGGGCAGAATTAATAATTGTAAATCTATTCATGAAAGAAATTTAATCATTCCAAATATTAAAAATATACAAGAATTTGGCCATTTAGAGGGAGATACTATCGTTGGTAAAGATCATAAAAGTTCTATTATTACTTTAGCTGATATATGATCAAAAACCACAATTCCTTTGAAAACTAAAAATCATAAAGCAGAAAGTATTACACAAAGTATAATAAAATTTATTTCAAAATTAATACCAGGAACAATTAAAACTATTACTTTTGATCGTGGTAAAGAATTTAGTAAATGAAAATTAATTGAAAAAAATTGTAATGTTAAAATTTATTTTGCAGATGCCGGAAAACCTTGTCAAAGAGGTTTAAATGAGAACAATAATGGTATTTTAAGAAGATATTTACCAAAATCTACTGATTTATCTTCATATAAACAAAAAGACTTAAATTCTATAGCATTTCAAATTAATTCTACACCCAGAAAATCATTATCTTATAAAAGACCAATAGATTTAATACAATTATTTTAA
- a CDS encoding IS30 family transposase, whose amino-acid sequence MGYKHLGIDERIYIENQLKFKVKISEIAKNLNRSISTINREVNRNKDNNHYFSLIAQNKAENRKQLHVYFHKFKNRELVKYVQQKLLLGWSPEQIYGRIKNFHQEWIISFKTIYNWIYSGLLEKVTSKNLRRKGKKRKSQENRGKFNGKSIKERNVNNRITLGHWEGDTVVSSRGKSKSCLITLVERTSRFTLAILVENRTTKVINKNISHYLSILPNNLVKTITFDRGKEFANWQQLEKNLNVKIYFAGAYSPWQRGTNENTNGLIREKFPKKFNFSNTTKNAVHKFILSLNQRPRKILNYLSPIEYLVRKII is encoded by the coding sequence ATGGGATACAAACATCTTGGCATAGATGAAAGAATTTATATTGAGAATCAATTGAAATTTAAAGTAAAAATTAGTGAAATAGCTAAAAATCTTAATCGAAGTATTAGTACTATTAATCGAGAAGTTAATAGAAATAAAGATAATAATCATTATTTTTCATTAATTGCACAAAATAAAGCAGAAAATAGAAAACAATTACATGTTTATTTTCATAAATTTAAAAATAGAGAATTAGTAAAATATGTACAACAAAAATTATTATTAGGTTGATCGCCTGAACAAATTTATGGCAGAATTAAAAATTTTCATCAAGAATGAATTATTAGTTTTAAAACAATTTACAATTGAATTTATTCTGGATTACTTGAAAAGGTTACTAGTAAAAATTTAAGAAGAAAAGGTAAGAAACGAAAATCTCAAGAAAATCGGGGTAAATTTAATGGTAAATCCATTAAAGAACGAAATGTTAATAATCGCATAACTCTTGGCCATTGAGAAGGTGATACTGTAGTATCATCACGAGGTAAAAGTAAATCATGTTTAATAACTTTAGTTGAAAGAACATCAAGATTTACTTTAGCAATATTAGTTGAAAATAGAACTACTAAAGTTATTAACAAAAATATTAGTCATTATTTATCAATTCTTCCAAATAATCTTGTTAAGACTATAACATTTGATAGGGGTAAAGAATTTGCTAATTGACAACAACTTGAAAAAAATTTAAATGTGAAAATTTATTTTGCTGGTGCATATTCACCTTGACAAAGAGGTACTAATGAAAATACTAATGGTTTAATTAGAGAAAAATTTCCTAAAAAATTTAATTTTTCAAACACTACTAAAAATGCAGTTCATAAATTTATATTGTCTTTAAACCAAAGACCAAGAAAAATACTAAATTATCTTTCGCCAATCGAATATTTGGTTAGAAAAATAATTTAG
- a CDS encoding ABC-F family ATP-binding cassette domain-containing protein, with translation MSILFIKELNHSTGSKSLYQKATMKINVGEHIALIGPNGSGKTTLLNIISGKVSADKIDLIFFPYAKMGYLDQHQLVDNNISALDYLKTAYKDLFLKEQMINELYHQLSLNYEEKILNKALKLQTELDNSDFYNVEKEINNLVIGLAIDKSSLAQKLSSLSGGQKSKILLAKLLLSKNDFLLLDEPTNFLDTQQVNWLASFLQTYPYAFLLISHDQAFVNKVAHIIYAIENFNLVRYVGNFDHYLELKQLNQRQYLMEYQGQQKKIDKLQTYVNKNIARKSTAKSAQSRKKQLEKMEIIAKPQKISKPNFNFKYRRSLTSVTLKVKDLTIGYTKPLINSLSFTIKEGEKWLVQGYNGIGKTTLLETLTGNIKPISGIITIGDNVTIGYFKQFYNFPELSPIQYLKSLNPEIDDGEIRKILASFGIKRELAMQTLNKLSGGEQTKVRLAVLSLIPCSLLILDEPTNHLDDLAKDSLLEAITNYSGTVLLTSHDINFNTSWVDKTLNFIDFMIKNDKIIK, from the coding sequence ATGAGTATTTTATTTATTAAAGAATTAAATCATAGTACGGGTAGTAAATCGTTATATCAAAAAGCAACAATGAAAATTAATGTTGGTGAGCATATTGCTTTGATTGGACCTAATGGTAGTGGCAAAACAACATTATTAAATATTATTTCTGGTAAAGTTAGTGCTGATAAAATTGATTTAATTTTTTTTCCTTATGCTAAAATGGGATATTTAGATCAACATCAATTGGTTGATAATAATATTTCAGCATTAGACTATTTAAAAACAGCATATAAAGATTTATTTTTAAAGGAACAAATGATTAATGAATTATATCATCAATTATCATTGAATTATGAAGAAAAAATTTTAAATAAAGCTTTAAAACTGCAAACTGAACTTGATAATAGTGATTTTTATAATGTTGAAAAAGAAATTAATAATTTAGTTATCGGTTTAGCAATTGATAAATCATCATTAGCACAAAAATTATCTAGTTTAAGTGGTGGCCAAAAAAGTAAGATTCTTTTAGCAAAATTATTATTATCAAAAAATGACTTTTTGTTATTAGACGAGCCAACTAACTTTTTAGATACCCAACAAGTTAATTGGTTAGCAAGTTTCTTACAAACATATCCGTATGCATTTTTATTAATATCACATGACCAAGCATTTGTTAATAAAGTTGCTCATATTATTTATGCAATTGAAAATTTTAATTTAGTTCGTTATGTTGGTAATTTTGATCATTATTTAGAACTTAAACAATTAAATCAACGACAGTATTTAATGGAATATCAAGGACAACAAAAGAAAATTGATAAGTTACAAACTTATGTTAATAAAAATATTGCTAGAAAGTCAACAGCAAAAAGTGCCCAGTCACGAAAAAAACAATTGGAAAAAATGGAAATTATTGCTAAACCACAAAAAATTAGTAAACCAAACTTTAATTTTAAGTATCGCCGAAGTTTAACATCGGTTACTCTTAAAGTAAAAGATTTAACGATTGGTTATACTAAACCGTTAATTAATTCATTATCATTTACGATTAAAGAAGGTGAAAAATGATTGGTGCAAGGTTATAATGGGATTGGAAAAACAACATTGCTAGAAACTTTAACTGGTAATATTAAACCAATATCAGGGATAATTACGATTGGTGATAATGTTACGATTGGTTATTTTAAGCAGTTTTATAATTTTCCTGAATTATCGCCAATACAATATTTAAAATCATTAAATCCGGAAATAGATGATGGTGAAATTAGGAAAATATTAGCTAGTTTTGGAATTAAGCGCGAGTTAGCGATGCAAACCCTTAATAAATTATCAGGGGGAGAACAAACTAAAGTTCGGTTAGCAGTTTTATCTTTAATTCCTTGTAGTTTGTTAATTTTGGATGAACCAACTAATCATTTAGATGATTTAGCTAAGGATTCATTATTAGAAGCAATAACCAATTATTCTGGGACAGTATTATTGACTAGTCACGATATTAATTTTAATACTTCTTGAGTGGATAAAACATTAAATTTTATAGATTTTATGATAAAAAATGATAAAATAATAAAGTAA
- a CDS encoding bifunctional oligoribonuclease/PAP phosphatase NrnA, which translates to MTKQIWDKIKEYSTVIILRHISPDGDAYGVQFGLKHLIVTNLPHIRVLTGGVSLLDLSYIGICDDVKEEDYRDALVIIGDCANAERIDGSGWEKGKYKIKIDHHPFYEQYADLEWIDDVAPSASEMVAKLALDNNLQVTKEAAKALFHGMVTDTGRFLYGNLRPETFLLANFLMTTGFNIEQLYNNLYQRPMNIIKFQAFALSNFTVTDNGVAFLKLTPDILKEFLITKEKANNLVNLLGRILGIHIWAFCSQDENDEFIKISIRSTGLKINDLAAKYGGGGHHRAAGVKTNSWHTVDALLNDLNLLAKNINQSEGK; encoded by the coding sequence ATGACAAAACAAATCTGAGATAAGATAAAAGAATATTCCACGGTAATAATTTTGCGCCATATTAGTCCTGATGGTGATGCGTATGGTGTCCAATTTGGTTTAAAACATTTAATTGTTACTAATTTGCCTCATATTAGAGTTTTAACTGGGGGTGTTAGTTTATTAGACTTGAGTTATATTGGTATCTGTGATGATGTTAAGGAAGAAGACTATCGTGATGCTTTAGTAATTATTGGTGATTGTGCTAATGCCGAGCGAATTGATGGCAGTGGATGAGAAAAAGGAAAATATAAGATTAAAATTGATCATCATCCATTTTATGAACAATATGCTGATTTAGAGTGAATTGATGATGTGGCACCATCAGCAAGTGAAATGGTAGCAAAGTTAGCTTTAGATAATAACTTGCAAGTTACAAAGGAGGCTGCTAAAGCACTATTTCATGGAATGGTAACTGATACGGGAAGGTTTCTTTATGGTAATTTGCGACCAGAAACTTTTTTATTAGCAAATTTTTTAATGACAACGGGTTTTAATATTGAACAACTTTATAATAATTTGTATCAACGGCCAATGAATATTATAAAATTTCAAGCGTTTGCTTTGAGTAATTTTACGGTTACTGACAATGGCGTTGCTTTTTTAAAGTTAACACCAGATATTTTGAAAGAATTTTTAATTACTAAAGAAAAAGCTAATAATTTAGTTAATCTCTTAGGGAGGATTTTGGGAATACATATATGAGCATTTTGTAGTCAAGATGAAAATGATGAGTTTATTAAAATTAGTATTCGGAGTACTGGTTTGAAAATTAATGATTTAGCAGCAAAATATGGTGGCGGTGGTCATCATCGTGCAGCTGGTGTAAAAACTAATTCTTGACATACTGTTGATGCCTTATTAAATGATTTAAATTTGTTAGCAAAAAATATTAATCAAAGTGAGGGGAAATAA